One stretch of Arthrobacter polaris DNA includes these proteins:
- a CDS encoding CsbD family protein, giving the protein MGIGDKIGNKAQEATGKAKEAVGEATNNEKLXAEGAADQGAAKAKQAGEHLKDAAKDVFGK; this is encoded by the coding sequence ATGGGTATCGGAGACAAGATCGGCAACAAGGCGCAAGAAGCCACGGGCAAGGCCAAGGAAGCTGTAGGCGAGGCCACGAATAACGAGAAACTCNAAGCTGAAGGTGCCGCGGATCAAGGTGCCGCGAAGGCTAAGCAGGCTGGCGAGCACCTCAAGGATGCTGCGAAGGACGTTTTCGGCAAGTAG
- a CDS encoding copper-translocating P-type ATPase, producing the protein MANHPAMDNTGMNHDHHAVHSEGQHAGHSTAMFKNRFWLTLLLSIPVVFFSPMFGHLVGYTVPQFPGSHWIPPXLGTVIFFYGGQPFLKGGWQEIKSRQPAMMLLISMAITVAFIASWVTSLGIGGFDLDFWWELALLVAIMLLGHWIEMRALGSARGALDALAALXPDEAERVVDGGTETISIAELNPGDIVLVRPGARLPADGEITDGTAEVDESMITGESKTVSRTVGDPVVAGTVANDNSLRVKVTAVGDDTALAGIQRLVAEAQSSTSRAQALADRAAAFLFYFAAGSGVITFIVWSLLGSIPDAVTRTVTVLVIACXHALGLAIPLVIAISTERAAKAGVLIKDRMALERMRTIDVVLFDKTGTLTKGEPALTDVAAVEGVGTDELLALAAAVESDSEHXVARAIITAANKTDTLALAATSFESMTGRGVQATIDGSTVAVGGPALLKELGLTEPEEIAIATSGWMERGASVLHVIKDGAVIGAVALEDQVRAESLQAVHALQGRGIKVAMITGDAQQVADTVAAKLGIDEVFAEVLPQDKDQKVAELQGRGMKVAMVGDGVNDAPALARAEVGIAIGAGTDVAMESAGVVLAGNDXRAVLSTVDLSKASYRKMWQNLIWATGYNLISVPLAAGVLAGVGFVLSPAAGAVLMSLSTIVVALNAQLLRRLKLNPAAVS; encoded by the coding sequence ATGGCGAACCACCCAGCCATGGACAATACTGGCATGAACCATGACCACCATGCCGTGCACAGCGAGGGCCAGCATGCCGGGCATAGCACGGCCATGTTCAAGAACCGCTTCTGGCTGACTCTTCTCCTATCCATCCCTGTCGTGTTCTTTAGCCCCATGTTTGGGCACCTCGTGGGCTACACCGTGCCCCAGTTCCCCGGTTCGCACTGGATCCCGCCCNTGCTGGGCACCGTGATCTTCTTCTATGGCGGCCAACCCTTCCTTAAAGGTGGGTGGCAGGAGATCAAGTCCCGCCAACCGGCCATGATGTTGCTGATCTCCATGGCCATCACGGTCGCGTTCATTGCTTCGTGGGTAACGAGCCTGGGCATTGGCGGCTTCGACCTGGATTTCTGGTGGGAACTGGCCCTACTGGTGGCCATCATGCTACTGGGGCACTGGATTGAAATGCGGGCGCTGGGTTCTGCCAGAGGCGCTCTTGACGCCTTGGCCGCCCTTNTGCCAGATGAGGCCGAGCGGGTTGTCGATGGTGGCACCGAGACCATCAGCATCGCAGAGCTAAATCCCGGCGATATTGTTCTGGTGCGTCCTGGCGCCAGGTTGCCCGCCGACGGCGAAATCACCGACGGAACCGCGGAAGTGGACGAGTCCATGATCACCGGCGAATCCAAAACCGTCTCCCGAACGGTCGGGGACCCCGTGGTGGCAGGCACCGTTGCCAACGATAATTCCCTGCGGGTGAAAGTGACCGCTGTCGGTGATGACACAGCGTTGGCGGGGATTCAGCGGCTGGTGGCCGAAGCTCAATCCTCCACGTCCCGGGCACAGGCACTGGCTGATCGGGCCGCAGCCTTCTTGTTCTACTTCGCCGCCGGGTCCGGCGTCATCACCTTCATCGTTTGGTCACTGCTGGGCAGCATTCCTGACGCCGTCACCCGGACGGTGACAGTGCTCGTCATCGCCTGCNCCCACGCCTTGGGCCTAGCCATCCCACTGGTCATTGCCATCTCCACGGAGCGGGCGGCTAAGGCTGGGGTGTTGATCAAGGACAGGATGGCGCTGGAGCGGATGCGCACCATCGACGTCGTCCTCTTCGATAAAACCGGAACCCTGACCAAGGGCGAGCCGGCCCTGACCGACGTCGCGGCCGTTGAAGGAGTGGGCACGGATGAATTGCTGGCACTGGCCGCCGCCGTGGAATCCGACAGTGAACACNCCGTGGCCCGCGCCATCATCACAGCCGCGAACAAGACCGACACTTTAGCTCTGGCCGCCACGTCGTTCGAGTCGATGACCGGCCGCGGAGTCCAGGCCACCATTGATGGTTCCACCGTGGCCGTCGGCGGTCCAGCACTGCTGAAAGAACTCGGACTCACCGAACCGGAGGAGATCGCAATCGCAACATCGGGTTGGATGGAGCGCGGAGCTTCAGTGCTTCACGTCATCAAGGATGGTGCCGTGATAGGCGCCGTCGCTCTGGAAGATCAAGTCCGTGCGGAATCCTTGCAGGCAGTCCACGCCTTGCAGGGACGTGGCATCAAGGTTGCCATGATCACCGGTGACGCGCAGCAGGTGGCCGATACTGTCGCCGCAAAACTGGGCATCGATGAGGTCTTTGCCGAAGTCCTGCCCCAAGACAAGGACCAGAAAGTTGCCGAGCTCCAAGGCCGCGGCATGAAAGTTGCCATGGTCGGTGACGGCGTCAATGACGCACCAGCCCTGGCCAGGGCTGAAGTTGGTATCGCGATCGGTGCGGGGACGGACGTCGCCATGGAATCAGCAGGAGTGGTCTTAGCTGGCAACGACNCCCGCGCGGTGCTCTCCACCGTGGATCTTTCCAAAGCCAGCTACCGCAAGATGTGGCAAAACCTGATCTGGGCCACCGGTTACAACCTCATCTCCGTCCCATTGGCTGCCGGGGTGCTGGCTGGCGTCGGCTTCGTGCTTTCACCGGCGGCTGGAGCCGTGCTCATGTCACTATCCACCATCGTGGTGGCCCTGAACGCCCAACTGCTGCGCCGGCTCAAGCTCAACCCGGCCGCAGTGAGCTAA
- a CDS encoding YeiH family protein yields MPGLTLAVSIAAVATVIGRFVPLVGGPVTGIVIGLGLAVLLKPGLRLQPGITTASKFVLQLSVVVLGSQLSMAQIAQVGLESLPVMLGTLVVCLIAAYLLGRWLGIIGDLRTLIGVGTGVCGASAIAAVTPVIGAVSVDVAYAISTIFVFNIAAVLTFPLIGHLLGMSQHAFGLFAGTAVNDMSSVVATATTYGAXAANFAVVVKLVRTLMIIPICLGLAAWAGHRLKTKERVHAVAGAKAAAPAXARINIFRLVPWFXIGFLVIAGINTVGLIPASAHAGLSTISVFLITVALSAIGLSTNLSGFRQAGAKPXILGALLWIIVTLTSLGLQYATGLN; encoded by the coding sequence GTGCCAGGTTTGACCCTAGCAGTCAGCATCGCCGCGGTCGCAACCGTGATCGGGCGCTTCGTGCCGTTGGTCGGCGGACCGGTGACAGGAATCGTGATCGGACTCGGCTTGGCTGTGCTCCTGAAACCCGGGCTCAGGCTTCAGCCCGGCATCACTACGGCCAGTAAGTTCGTCCTGCAGCTCTCCGTGGTGGTTCTTGGCTCCCAGCTGTCTATGGCCCAAATCGCCCAAGTCGGCTTGGAATCCCTCCCTGTCATGTTGGGCACCTTGGTGGTTTGCCTGATCGCTGCCTATCTTTTAGGGCGCTGGCTAGGGATCATCGGGGACTTGCGCACGCTCATAGGGGTCGGCACGGGCGTCTGCGGCGCGTCCGCTATAGCCGCGGTGACCCCAGTGATCGGTGCGGTCAGTGTTGACGTTGCCTACGCGATTTCCACCATCTTCGTGTTCAATATTGCGGCCGTTCTGACCTTTCCCTTGATCGGGCACCTGCTCGGGATGAGCCAGCATGCTTTCGGGCTGTTCGCTGGCACCGCGGTGAATGACATGTCTTCCGTGGTGGCTACCGCGACGACGTACGGGGCGNCCGCAGCCAACTTCGCCGTCGTCGTCAAGCTCGTGCGGACCCTGATGATCATCCCCATCTGTCTCGGGCTTGCCGCCTGGGCCGGGCATCGGCTCAAAACCAAGGAGCGCGTCCACGCCGTGGCTGGGGCAAAAGCAGCGGCGCCGGCCNGGGCACGGATCAACATCTTCCGCCTGGTGCCCTGGTTTNTGATCGGGTTCCTGGTCATTGCGGGCATCAACACCGTAGGGCTGATTCCCGCAAGCGCCCACGCCGGCTTGAGCACCATCTCGGTGTTCCTGATCACCGTGGCACTATCTGCCATCGGCCTGTCCACCAACTTGAGCGGATTTCGCCAAGCCGGAGCAAAACCCNTCATCCTCGGAGCATTGTTGTGGATCATCGTCACCCTGACCAGCCTCGGACTCCAATACGCCACCGGCCTGAACTAA
- a CDS encoding heavy-metal-associated domain-containing protein gives MCANNTRKDLNLTPVSNSTCGCCSTETALISSASSDSDSDSPETAGTSYALEGLTCGHCVNTAETAISAVAGVESATVELVAGGISTLSIIGDARMAQVQAAVENAGYTLTRN, from the coding sequence ATGTGCGCAAACAACACCCGTAAAGACCTCAATCTGACACCGGTCTCTAACAGCACCTGCGGGTGCTGCTCCACCGAAACGGCCCTCATAAGCTCTGCTTCCTCAGACTCAGACTCAGACTCACCCGAGACGGCAGGTACAAGCTACGCCTTGGAAGGGCTGACGTGCGGGCATTGCGTGAACACCGCGGAAACGGCCATCTCAGCCGTTGCAGGAGTCGAATCGGCCACAGTAGAACTGGTGGCCGGCGGCATCTCGACTCTCTCCATCATTGGTGATGCGAGGATGGCACAGGTCCAGGCTGCCGTGGAGAACGCAGGCTACACGCTGACGAGAAACTAG
- a CDS encoding multicopper oxidase family protein, translated as MIAEIEGTXGKTITTAGYNSSLVAPTLCGTVGDQLNVTVANKLSDATSVNWHGLALRNNDDGVPGITXDAFAPGSENAYNFKLXHPGTYWYHSHVEMQREQALXGALIIEDPNAALVYDKEWVIVLDDWLDGVTGTPSDVLKELSQGMGMGHMDLGASSEFLGGDAGDTAYRVGIPGQQLXLTHTDGFPIQHTEVDAVVLGMGERIDALMTVKEGFTTVLALXQLTADPSVTLPVKKLGQVHDLRLTGGMMKYDWGINGYHFDMATPFENAFGLKAGERVEVIFINETMMRNPMHIHGHTFXIGTDGARMDTVIVRPMETVTVQFDTDNPGQWLFHCHNAYHGERGMMGVFSYLS; from the coding sequence TTGATCGCAGAGATCGAAGGTACCCNNGGCAAGACCATCACCACCGCCGGCTATAACAGCTCTCTCGTGGCGCCAACCCTGTGCGGCACCGTGGGCGACCAACTCAACGTCACTGTTGCCAACAAGCTCAGCGACGCCACCAGCGTGAACTGGCACGGCCTGGCCCTGCGCAATAACGACGACGGCGTCCCCGGCATCACCNAAGACGCATTCGCGCCCGGGTCCGAGAACGCCTACAACTTCAAGCTCNCCCACCCCGGCACCTACTGGTACCACTCACATGTGGAAATGCAGCGCGAACAAGCCCTCNTAGGGGCGCTCATCATCGAGGACCCGAACGCGGCCCTCGTCTATGACAAGGAGTGGGTGATCGTCCTGGACGACTGGCTCGACGGCGTCACCGGAACCCCTTCCGATGTTCTGAAGGAACTCTCCCAAGGCATGGGCATGGGGCACATGGACCTGGGTGCCTCCAGCGAGTTTCTAGGTGGAGACGCGGGCGACACCGCCTATCGTGTTGGCATCCCGGGTCAGCAGCTGNCCCTGACACACACTGACGGGTTCCCTATCCAGCACACCGAGGTCGACGCCGTCGTCCTTGGCATGGGTGAGCGCATCGACGCCCTCATGACCGTCAAGGAAGGCTTTACGACCGTCCTGGCGCTGNGCCAACTCACGGCAGACCCTTCCGTGACGCTGCCCGTCAAGAAGCTCGGCCAGGTCCATGACCTGCGGCTCACCGGCGGAATGATGAAGTACGACTGGGGCATCAATGGCTACCACTTCGACATGGCCACGCCGTTCGAGAACGCCTTTGGCCTCAAAGCCGGGGAACGGGTGGAAGTGATATTCATCAACGAGACCATGATGCGGAACCCCATGCACATCCACGGCCATACCTTCNAAATCGGAACCGACGGGGCCCGGATGGACACCGTCATAGTCCGGCCCATGGAAACCGTGACCGTCCAGTTCGATACCGACAATCCGGGCCAGTGGCTCTTCCACTGCCACAACGCTTACCATGGTGAACGCGGCATGATGGGCGTTTTCTCTTACCTCAGCTAA
- a CDS encoding alanine racemase: MYGTARLTARLEPWMQELLSDPALCRRLIDTYGSPVNVHEYSAMGRNVQELKSAAATHHIDFQVYFARKANKTMAAIDRAVQEACGVDVASLNELRQCLDRGVPAARIIVSAAVKSKALIELAITSGVTISLDNEDELRDVIELTNGNGEHLXVALRLAMNHPAIPATRFGLPATQWVQVLTNVELGAHVKVSGVHFHLNGYDAKARSLGIHQGLDVIRQLRTMGHNPTFVDMXGGIPMSYLNSATQWQNFWSALATLPEGDETLTWKSDRLGSSGGAQVPGVPYYQDLTRGRWLDKVLTYVPESGTLSIASELHAAKIQLRCEPGRSLLDGCGLTLAEVAFTKKRSDGVPLVGLHMNRTQCRSTSADFLLDPVLVQAATSARKRTFDSAFLVGAYCIEEELLLRRRFEFPEGVAAXDLIAFPNTAGYLMHIVESASHQLPLATNIAWDGTKWATDDIDRANSDSRNVSLSQPRSQSRVSLS; the protein is encoded by the coding sequence ATGTACGGCACTGCCCGGTTGACTGCCCGCCTCGAACCGTGGATGCAGGAGCTCCTCAGCGACCCCGCACTGTGCAGAAGATTGATCGATACCTACGGTTCCCCGGTGAACGTGCACGAATATTCGGCCATGGGACGCAACGTGCAGGAATTGAAGAGCGCGGCAGCCACGCATCACATCGACTTCCAAGTGTATTTCGCTCGCAAAGCGAACAAAACCATGGCAGCCATTGATCGTGCCGTCCAAGAGGCGTGTGGGGTAGATGTGGCAAGTCTCAATGAACTACGCCAATGTCTGGATCGAGGGGTGCCAGCGGCCCGGATCATCGTCAGCGCTGCAGTGAAATCAAAAGCCTTAATAGAGCTAGCAATCACGTCCGGCGTGACCATCAGCTTGGACAACGAAGACGAATTACGTGACGTGATTGAACTGACCAACGGAAACGGGGAGCACCTTNTGGTGGCTTTGCGGCTGGCTATGAACCACCCCGCCATCCCAGCCACGCGTTTTGGGCTTCCGGCCACGCAGTGGGTGCAAGTACTGACAAACGTCGAGCTAGGAGCACATGTCAAGGTTTCTGGCGTCCACTTTCACCTCAACGGCTACGATGCCAAGGCGCGATCCCTCGGGATCCACCAGGGACTCGATGTTATCCGCCAACTTCGCACCATGGGCCATAACCCCACCTTCGTGGACATGNGGGGCGGAATACCCATGTCCTATCTGAACAGTGCCACCCAATGGCAAAATTTTTGGTCGGCGCTGGCCACCTTGCCGGAGGGAGACGAAACGCTGACTTGGAAATCGGACAGACTCGGCTCATCGGGTGGGGCCCAAGTTCCGGGTGTACCCTACTACCAAGACCTCACACGCGGCCGATGGCTGGATAAAGTATTGACGTATGTGCCTGAATCCGGAACACTATCCATCGCCTCCGAACTGCATGCCGCTAAGATTCAACTGCGCTGTGAACCGGGTCGCTCACTTCTGGACGGGTGCGGACTCACTCTAGCCGAGGTCGCCTTCACCAAGAAGCGCAGCGACGGAGTTCCGCTGGTGGGCTTACACATGAATCGAACGCAGTGCCGCTCCACCTCGGCAGATTTCCTGCTCGATCCGGTACTTGTTCAGGCCGCCACCTCCGCACGAAAACGTACTTTTGACAGCGCTTTTCTGGTGGGCGCCTACTGTATCGAGGAGGAACTTCTACTCCGTCGACGTTTCGAATTTCCTGAAGGGGTCGCTGCGNGGGATCTGATCGCGTTTCCTAATACTGCCGGGTACCTCATGCATATAGTTGAAAGCGCGTCGCATCAGTTGCCACTAGCGACCAACATTGCGTGGGACGGGACAAAATGGGCAACCGACGACATCGACCGGGCAAACTCAGACTCTCGAAACGTCAGTCTAAGCCAACCCCGCTCCCAATCCCGCGTCAGTCTCTCATAA
- a CDS encoding F510_1955 family glycosylhydrolase — MTLRILFXRTRLPLVSAALLLPLALLGCTPKPTTAVAPEPVPAAAGHVHGIFVDPVSTKILLATHDGLYEATGKTXVKIGTETIDLMGFTATADPLVFYASGHPGPGSTLPEPVGLIRSSDAGKTWESLSRGGQSDFHALSSTGHGLVAFDGKLRTSADGVTWATSTASFAPAVLAGNPATSIVLATTEEGLQRSTDSGTTWSAVPGAXLMQFVSFATETAKAGPAXTQVVGITPDGNVLISADAGLTWTPAGKVEXQVXAVTAVADTPGKPGIWVATAEGVQSSSDGGATFAPATP; from the coding sequence ATGACCCTTCGAATACTCTTTNCGCGTACCCGCCTTCCGCTGGTCAGCGCGGCCCTGCTCCTGCCGCTGGCTCTGCTCGGCTGCACGCCAAAACCGACCACTGCAGTTGCTCCCGAACCGGTGCCAGCTGCTGCCGGGCATGTCCACGGAATCTTTGTGGATCCTGTATCCACGAAGATCCTGCTCGCCACCCATGACGGCCTCTACGAGGCCACCGGCAAAACCNCCGTCAAGATCGGCACCGAGACCATCGACCTGATGGGATTCACCGCAACTGCCGATCCGTTGGTCTTCTACGCCTCAGGGCACCCCGGCCCCGGATCGACGCTGCCTGAGCCCGTAGGTCTGATCCGTTCCTCGGATGCCGGCAAAACGTGGGAATCTCTCTCACGTGGTGGACAGTCCGACTTCCATGCTCTCAGCAGCACCGGTCACGGGCTCGTCGCCTTTGACGGGAAACTGCGTACCAGCGCCGACGGCGTCACATGGGCAACATCGACGGCGAGCTTTGCCCCGGCAGTATTGGCCGGAAACCCGGCCACCTCAATTGTCCTGGCCACCACCGAAGAAGGACTGCAACGCTCCACCGACAGCGGGACAACCTGGAGCGCAGTCCCGGGCGCCNCGCTGATGCAGTTCGTATCCTTCGCCACCGAAACCGCTAAGGCGGGGCCGGCCNCCACACAGGTAGTCGGCATCACTCCGGACGGCAACGTCCTTATCTCCGCCGATGCCGGGCTGACATGGACTCCCGCGGGGAAAGTTGAGNGGCAGGTCNAAGCCGTCACCGCCGTGGCCGATACACCTGGCAAACCTGGGATCTGGGTGGCCACAGCTGAAGGCGTTCAAAGCTCTTCCGACGGCGGAGCCACCTTCGCCCCGGCCACTCCCTAA
- a CDS encoding DUF305 domain-containing protein: MNHSGSAMSTAQPTGVGAETEAGHNAADAMFAQMMLPHHAQAVEMSDIMLAKHGMDAKIIALAKEIKAAQAPEIATMTSYLSAWGEPTTMTGDHAMAGMMTSTDLDKLKAAEGTEAAKLFLTQMTAHHEGALEMAKTEVTSGKNADAITLAKSIVSSQEAEISDMKELLAAL, translated from the coding sequence ATGAACCACAGCGGTTCTGCCATGTCCACCGCCCAGCCAACCGGAGTCGGTGCTGAAACCGAAGCCGGGCATAACGCCGCTGATGCGATGTTCGCCCAAATGATGCTGCCCCACCACGCCCAAGCCGTTGAAATGAGTGACATCATGCTGGCAAAGCACGGCATGGACGCCAAAATCATAGCTTTGGCCAAGGAGATTAAGGCCGCCCAGGCCCCGGAGATCGCCACCATGACCAGCTACTTGAGCGCCTGGGGTGAACCCACCACCATGACCGGAGATCACGCCATGGCGGGCATGATGACCAGCACCGATTTGGACAAACTCAAGGCAGCTGAGGGCACCGAAGCCGCCAAACTGTTCCTGACCCAGATGACCGCCCATCATGAAGGCGCCCTGGAAATGGCCAAGACCGAAGTCACCTCCGGTAAGAACGCCGACGCCATCACCTTGGCCAAGTCAATTGTTTCCAGCCAAGAAGCTGAAATCAGTGACATGAAAGAACTGCTGGCCGCTCTGTAG
- a CDS encoding LysR family transcriptional regulator, producing MLSQRMPDLAALQMLAAVRELGSLSAAAHRLGLSQQGVSSRMSSLEAQVGATLLARTPRGSSLTHTGALIADWAAEVLAAAERLDVAIASVRADSVRQLAVVASQTIAEYLLPQWLVSLRRQQESLGLVPTHVKLSVSNSTEVGELVRSGAVPLGFIESPIIPADLASVTVGYDDLVLVVAPDHRWARRRSPISPEGLAATPLITREQGSGTRDTLQLLLARETEQPMAPPAVELSTTAAVRSAISAGTAPGVLGALAVRDDLALHRLTTVAVSGLPLRRPLTAIWLTGTAPPAGAARDLAAIAATPTKW from the coding sequence ATGCTAAGTCAGCGAATGCCGGATCTGGCGGCCCTGCAGATGCTCGCCGCAGTTCGGGAACTGGGAAGTTTGTCCGCGGCGGCGCACCGTCTGGGGTTGTCCCAGCAAGGCGTTTCCTCGCGGATGTCGTCCTTGGAGGCACAAGTGGGGGCAACGCTGCTGGCCCGCACCCCACGTGGTTCCTCGCTGACCCACACGGGTGCCTTGATTGCTGACTGGGCCGCCGAGGTCCTCGCAGCCGCGGAACGTCTGGATGTCGCAATAGCATCGGTACGTGCCGACAGCGTACGCCAGCTGGCCGTGGTGGCCAGTCAGACCATTGCCGAATATCTGCTGCCCCAGTGGCTAGTGTCCCTGCGTCGCCAGCAGGAATCCCTCGGGCTCGTACCGACCCACGTGAAGTTGAGTGTTTCCAACAGCACCGAAGTTGGGGAGCTGGTGCGCTCCGGCGCAGTGCCGCTTGGATTCATTGAAAGCCCCATCATTCCGGCTGATCTGGCGAGCGTCACGGTGGGATATGACGATCTGGTCCTCGTCGTTGCCCCAGATCATCGGTGGGCCAGAAGACGTTCTCCGATCTCTCCGGAGGGACTGGCAGCGACACCNCTGATCACCCGAGAACAAGGCAGCGGCACCAGGGATACCCTGCAGCTGCTCCTCGCCCGGGAGACTGAACAGCCCATGGCACCGCCCGCCGTCGAGCTTTCCACCACCGCCGCCGTGCGCTCGGCTATTTCAGCAGGTACCGCTCCTGGAGTGCTTGGCGCACTGGCTGTCCGTGACGACTTGGCCCTGCACAGACTCACAACTGTTGCCGTTTCTGGGCTGCCACTGAGGCGCCCGCTCACAGCGATCTGGTTGACCGGTACAGCACCNCCGGCCGGGGCAGCCCGCGATTTGGCAGCCATAGCCGCGACTCCCACAAAGTGGTGA